A genomic stretch from Terriglobales bacterium includes:
- a CDS encoding thaumatin family protein, with translation MKTQLGSCSTIERAGLFLIIIAIVAAPAAAQTRTFTVKNNCSETVWAAASATQGPLVFNGTSTGGIELLPGATATATVAIPWSAGRIWGRRNCTFDSSGKGSCATGDCGGVLNCAHSGAGNTTLTEWTLDGGTIPDNYDVSIVDAFDFPISIQLDDPNPNHCVNSACSADLRSFCTGDQRTLDSAGNVVGCKSLFGKYLTPNYGCTGLYGVPASCNNVSWNTNWRGTVVKKHCPSSYGYPYDDPSSDIACLPAPATGYIVTFCPASTVPNGDPTVSPSFLITASNDGQTVTPGNSVTYNLNLTASSTFTGTVALSLNDAPSSCTWSGTGGKYSSSCHVASTATFSTPSVSLTPNAVVPVTLTIHANTSPAPSLQTSGIEVMGRSGAYQNVWEGQITVADPTAPDYTLQVTPTAPQTIAPGSSITYNLTLTPLNAFSGTVSLASFGGVPGTATFNPATVTLSGSGSQTATLTLATPSTATKKTYYPLISTFTANRLHDFQTSLTLSTGGTPDFTIAATPSSQSVVAGNSTTYTVSVSPQNGFTGSVSLGASGLPSGASASFNPASISGSGTSIATITTSSTTPAGNYTLTITGTSGSLSHPANVTLTVTGSVQPPQPPSNLMANAVSSSAINLSWTASPTSSVTYDVFRSTTSGFSPSSSNQIASGVTVTSFSDSGLTCNTAYFYLVEAANSGGTSSPSNQASATTQACVVAPVQINAGGPAVSPFAADMDFTGGSTINHANTIDLSGVTNPAPMAVYQTARVGTFTYTIPGFTAGSSHTVRLHFAETFWGTAGSRIFNVTINGTPVLTNFDIFAAAGAKNKAVIKQFTVNANSSNQYSITFTTLKDKSLVSGIEVQ, from the coding sequence ATGAAAACGCAGCTTGGTTCGTGTAGCACAATAGAGCGAGCGGGTCTGTTTCTGATCATCATTGCCATCGTCGCTGCTCCGGCAGCGGCTCAAACGCGTACGTTCACGGTTAAAAATAATTGCTCCGAAACCGTTTGGGCGGCGGCGTCCGCCACCCAGGGGCCCCTCGTCTTCAACGGCACTTCTACGGGGGGTATAGAATTGCTCCCCGGCGCGACCGCAACCGCAACCGTTGCAATACCGTGGTCTGCGGGAAGGATCTGGGGGCGGCGAAACTGCACCTTCGACAGCAGCGGCAAGGGATCATGCGCCACCGGAGACTGCGGCGGCGTTCTGAATTGCGCGCATTCCGGGGCGGGGAACACCACGCTTACTGAGTGGACCCTCGACGGCGGCACCATCCCCGACAATTATGACGTCAGCATTGTGGATGCCTTCGATTTTCCCATCTCGATCCAGCTCGATGACCCCAACCCGAACCATTGTGTAAATTCCGCATGCTCGGCGGATCTCCGCAGCTTTTGTACGGGGGATCAGCGGACCCTGGATTCGGCGGGAAACGTGGTCGGGTGCAAGAGCCTGTTCGGAAAATACCTGACGCCGAACTATGGCTGCACCGGCCTGTATGGAGTGCCCGCATCCTGCAACAACGTCTCGTGGAACACGAATTGGCGGGGGACGGTCGTCAAGAAGCACTGTCCTTCCTCTTACGGCTATCCGTATGACGACCCTTCGAGCGACATCGCTTGCCTTCCCGCCCCCGCGACCGGCTATATCGTCACCTTCTGCCCGGCTTCGACGGTCCCCAACGGCGATCCCACGGTCTCACCGAGTTTTCTGATTACGGCCAGCAATGACGGCCAGACGGTGACCCCGGGTAACTCGGTGACCTACAACCTGAACCTCACGGCCAGCAGCACGTTTACCGGGACGGTGGCCCTAAGCTTGAACGACGCACCGTCGAGCTGCACGTGGTCCGGCACCGGTGGTAAATACTCATCGAGCTGCCATGTGGCTTCGACCGCCACGTTCAGCACGCCGTCGGTTTCGCTGACGCCGAACGCGGTAGTGCCTGTGACGCTGACCATCCATGCGAACACCAGCCCCGCCCCCAGCCTTCAAACCAGCGGTATCGAGGTGATGGGGCGTAGCGGCGCTTATCAGAATGTTTGGGAAGGGCAAATCACGGTGGCCGATCCTACGGCGCCGGATTACACGCTTCAAGTTACTCCCACTGCTCCGCAAACCATCGCGCCGGGCAGCTCGATTACCTATAACCTGACGCTCACGCCGTTGAACGCGTTCAGCGGGACGGTGAGCCTGGCTTCGTTTGGTGGTGTTCCGGGCACAGCCACGTTCAATCCGGCCACGGTTACGCTTTCTGGGTCGGGTTCCCAGACGGCTACGCTCACCCTTGCCACTCCGTCTACGGCGACGAAGAAGACCTATTACCCGCTCATCAGCACCTTTACTGCGAATCGCCTGCATGATTTCCAGACTAGCCTGACGCTGTCTACGGGTGGAACCCCAGATTTCACGATCGCAGCCACGCCCAGTTCGCAGAGTGTCGTAGCCGGAAATAGCACCACCTATACGGTGTCAGTCAGTCCGCAGAACGGCTTTACTGGGAGCGTGTCGCTGGGCGCCAGCGGATTGCCCTCCGGCGCGAGCGCCAGCTTTAATCCTGCCTCGATCAGCGGCTCGGGCACATCCATTGCGACCATTACGACCAGCAGCACAACTCCGGCAGGGAACTATACGCTCACTATCACCGGTACGAGCGGCAGCTTGTCGCATCCTGCGAACGTGACGCTGACAGTGACTGGGTCTGTACAGCCGCCGCAACCGCCCTCGAATCTCATGGCGAATGCGGTTTCCAGCTCCGCCATCAATCTGAGCTGGACAGCGTCGCCGACCTCCAGCGTTACCTACGATGTCTTTCGCAGCACGACGTCTGGTTTCTCACCCTCCAGCAGCAACCAGATTGCGAGTGGAGTGACAGTCACATCCTTCTCGGATTCTGGGTTGACCTGTAACACCGCGTACTTCTATCTGGTGGAAGCGGCAAATTCAGGCGGCACGTCGTCACCTTCGAACCAAGCCAGCGCAACCACGCAAGCGTGTGTTGTTGCGCCCGTCCAGATCAATGCCGGCGGGCCGGCGGTGAGTCCGTTCGCTGCCGACATGGACTTCACCGGTGGCAGCACCATTAATCACGCCAACACCATTGACCTGAGCGGAGTGACCAATCCGGCGCCCATGGCGGTCTACCAGACCGCGCGCGTTGGCACTTTCACCTATACGATTCCGGGCTTCACGGCGGGATCCAGCCATACCGTACGGCTGCACTTTGCTGAAACCTTCTGGGGGACGGCGGGGAGCCGAATCTTCAACGTGACCATCAACGGGACGCCGGTATTGACCAATTTCGATATCTTTGCCGCCGCTGGCGCCAAGAACAAGGCAGTCATCAAGCAGTTTACGGTGAACGCAAACAGCAGCAACCAGTATTCGATTACATTTACTACGCTGAAAGACAAGTCCTTGGTCAGTGGGATCGAAGTCCAGTAG